A section of the Castanea sativa cultivar Marrone di Chiusa Pesio chromosome 12, ASM4071231v1 genome encodes:
- the LOC142620617 gene encoding 9-cis-epoxycarotenoid dioxygenase NCED2, chloroplastic-like, whose translation MKCQNQEAHKLVKPSNKTLFFARGLFGLVDQNQGTGFANAGLVYFNDRLLATSEDDLPYQVRIKASVDLETIGRYNFDEQLKSTMIAHPKVDPVSKELFALSYDVIQKPYLKYFKFSPDGKKSSDVEIPLHEPTMMHDFAITENFVVIPDQQVVFKLQEMITGGSPVIYDKSKQCRFGVLAKNASNASDIVWVECPDTFCFHLWNAWEETETDEVVVIGSSDESLKSVLCEIRLNLKTGKSTRRAVIKDEVNLEAGMVNKNKLGRKTKYAYLANFYPRNKKEKRSLILWKRRNLHILDTSFSRL comes from the exons ATGAAATGCCAAAACCAAGA GGCACATAAATTAGTAAAACCCTCAAATAAAACTTTGTTCTTCGCCAGAGGGCTTTTCGGACTCGTTGATCAAAACCAAGGAACCGGCTTTGCTAACGCCGGTTTGGTTTATTTCAATGACCGGCTTCTCGCTACGTCGGAGGACGATTTGCCGTATCAAGTCCGAATCAAAGCCTCTGTAGACTTGGAAACGATAGGCAGATACAATTTCGATGAACAGCTTAAGTCCACAATGATTGCTCATCCAAAAGTAGACCCAGTTTCCAAAGAGCTCTTTGCTCTCAGCTACGATGTTATTCAGAAACCTTACCTTAAATACTTCAAGTTCTCCCCAGATGGAAAGAAATCCTCGGACGTCGAAATCCCTTTACATGAACCGACCATGATGCACGACTTCGCGATTACCGAGAATTTCGTGGTGATTCCTGACCAGCAGGTTGTGTTCAAGCTCCAAGAAATGATCACCGGTGGCTCTCCCGTGATTTACGACAAGAGCAAGCAGTGTCGGTTCGGTGTTTTGGCTAAGAATGCGAGTAATGCTTCGGATATTGTTTGGGTCGAATGTCCAGACACGTTTTGCTTTCACTTGTGGAATGCTTGGGAGGAGACAGAGACAGACGAGGTTGTTGTGATTGGCTCGTCGGATGAGAGCTTAAAGAGTGTTCTATGTGAGATTAGGTTGAATTTGAAGACTGGGAAGTCGACGCGCCGAGCTGTAATCAAGGACGAGGTGAACTTGGAGGCTGGAATGGTGAACAAGAACAAGCTTGGTAGGAAAACAAAGTACGCTTATCTTGCTAATTTTTATCCTaggaataagaaagaaaaaagatctcTTATACTTTGGAAAAGGAGAAATTTACATATACTTGATACGTCTTTCTCACGCTTGTAA
- the LOC142618978 gene encoding BRCA1-associated RING domain protein 1-like: MAAPATQQSNGWEAPSDGAKEWVLCGSALSTEERILVVKFASMCGATVTKFWKPNVTHVIAATDAQGACTRTLKVLMAILNGRWILKIDWIKACMEAMHPVNEEPYEVSLDNHGCCDGPKTGRLLALNNAPKLFNGLKFYFTGGFVPEYEEDLCDLVMTAGGTVLTSKEELVPQSCDGQAKILVVYNLDPPQGSKVGEEVDILWKRLTEAQDVAANIGSQVIGHTWLLESIAACEVQPLFS, encoded by the exons ATGGCCGCACC AGCAACTCAGCAGTCCAACGGTTGGGAAGCTCCATCAGATGGAGCTAAAGAATGGGTTTTATGTGGATCTGCTCTATCCACAGAAGAGAGG ATTCTTGTGGTCAAGTTTGCGAGCATGTGTGGTGCAACTGTGACCAAGTTCTGGAAACCGAATGTAACACACGTGATTGCAGCCACAGATGCACAGGGTGCGTGCACCAGGACACTGAAAGTTCTAATGGCCATTTTGAATGGGAGATGGATTCTTAAAATTGACT GGATAAAAGCATGCATGGAAGCCATGCATCCTGTGAATGAAGAACCTTATGAAGTTAGTCTTGACAACCATGGTTGTTGTGATGGCCCCAAAACTGGCAGGCTTTTGGCTTTAAACAAT GCGCCAAAGCTCTTTAATGGGTTGAAGTTCTATTTCACTGGTGGCTTTGTGCCTGAATATGAGGAAGACCTCTGTGATCTGGTTATGACAGCAGGAGGTACTGTTTTGACAAGTAAAGAAGAATTGGTGCCACAAAGCTGTGATGGCCAGGCAAAGATACTAGTTGTTTACAACCTTGATCCCCCACAAGGATCCAAGGTAGGAGAAGAAGTTGATATTCTTTGGAAAAGATTAACTGAGGCACAGGATGTAGCTGCCAATATTGGATCCCAAGTCATTGGTCACACATGGCTTTTGGAATCAATTGCTGCATGTGAGGTGCAGCCTCTTTTCAGCTGA
- the LOC142618977 gene encoding protein NRT1/ PTR FAMILY 5.2-like isoform X2 — protein sequence MCLLTLTVSLPTLKPPSCGHEVKAVDCNKPASSLQVGIFYFALYIIAIGTGGTKPNISTMGAEQFDDFEPKERFHKLSFFNWWMFSIFFGTLFSNTFLIYIQDNVGWSLGYGLPTIGLLISVLVFLVGTPFYRHKLPSGSPIIKITKVFVAAVSKWKVTVPNDPKELHELRLEEYAKNGKYRIEYTPSLRFLDKAAVKTRAASPWMLCPVTQVEETKQMMKMLPILIATIIPSVITAQSNTLFIKQGATLNRSMGPHFEIPPACLQAFVTIFMLISIVIYDRFFVPTVRRYTKNPRGISLLQRLGIGLTLHVIIMVTACLAERKRLKIARENQIFGKSDTVPLTVFILLPQFGLVGIADAFVEVAKLELFYDQAPESMKSLGTSYFTSTLGIGNFLSSFLLKTVADITKRHGHKGWILDNLNASHLDYYYAFLAILSFLNFFFFLLIAKHFVYNVDVTESRRGIAMETSGKASSQDNEVLKTGPS from the exons ATGTGCCTCTTAACCCTAACAGTCTCATTGCCAACCTTAAAACCACCATCTTGTGGTCATGAGGTCAAAGCAGTGGACTGCAACAAACCAGCCTCATCTTTGCAAGTGggtatattttattttgcctTATACATAATTGCTATTGGGACTGGTGGAACCAAGCCCAACATTTCAACCATGGGGGCAGAGCAATTTGATGACTTTGAGCCCAAGGAAAGGTTCCACAAACTCTCCTTCTTTAATTGGTGGATGTTTAGCATTTTCTTTGGCACCCTCTTCTCAAACACTTTCTTGATCTACATACAAGATAATGTGGGTTGGAGCCTTGGCTATGGCCTTCCAACAATTGGCCTATTGATTTCAGTTTTGGTGTTCTTGGTGGGTACTCCATTTTATAGACACAAACTGCCTTCAGGGAGTCCTATCATTAAGATAACTAAAGTATTTGTGGCTGCTGTAAGTAAGTGGAAGGTAACTGTCCCAAATGACCCAAAAGAGCTTCATGAGTTGAGATTGGAAGAATATGCCAAAAATGGGAAATACAGAATTGAGTACACCCCTTCATTAAG ATTCCTTGACAAAGCAGCGGTAAAGACCAGGGCAGCCTCACCATGGATGTTATGTCCAGTGACCCAAGTAGAAGAAACCAAGCAAATGATGAAAATGCTTCCAATTTTGATTGCAACAATTATACCAAGCGTCATAACAGCTCAATCAAATACACTTTTTATCAAACAAGGCGCCACCCTAAATAGGAGCATGGGTCCTCATTTTGAAATCCCTCCAGCATGCCTCCAAGCATTTGTGACCATCTTCATGCTGATAAGCATCGTAATCTATGACCGCTTCTTCGTTCCAACGGTCCGGCGCTACACAAAGAACCCTAGAGGGATTTCATTACTACAAAGACTAGGAATTGGCCTTACGTTGCATGTTATTATCATGGTCACAGCTTGCCTTGCTGAAAGAAAGAGACTCAAGATTGCAAGAGAAAACCAAATATTTGGCAAAAGTGATACAGTTCCTCTTACTGTTTTCATTCTCCTCCCTCAGTTTGGATTGGTGGGCATCGCTGATGCCTTTGTGGAAGTTGCAAAGCTAGAGTTGTTCTATGACCAGGCTCCAGAAAGCATGAAAAGCCTGGGAACCTCATATTTCACTAGTACCTTGGGAATTGGTAACTTCCTCAgtagttttcttttaaaaacaGTGGCTGATATCACCAAGAGGCATGGCCACAAGGGCTGGATATTGGATAATCTAAATGCATCTCATTTAGATTACTATTACGCTTTCTTGGCCATCCTCAGCtttctcaacttcttcttctttctgcttATAGCAAAGCACTTTGTTTACAATGTTGACGTGACAGAATCCAGGAGGGGCATAGCCATGGAAACTTCAGGGAAAGCATCATCTCAAGATAATGAAGTCTTGAAGACGGGACCAAGCtga